In Devosia beringensis, a single window of DNA contains:
- the cofE gene encoding coenzyme F420-0:L-glutamate ligase: protein MHVPRYSVWGIPGLPEVAAGDDLVALIIDAVTAQAVDDPEAALRNGDILVVTSKIVSKAEGQQFPASQREQMIAQETVRVVAERVHPGGVTQIVETRHGLIMAAAGIDTSNVPEGVALRLPVDPDASAQALCDGLQARLGLRLGIIITDTLGRPWRVGQTDVAIGAAGVVVTDDMRGGVDANGRPLQVTITVLADELAGAADLVKGKVSGIPVAVVRGLARLVTDKPTPGARSLVRSVDEDMFRFGSAEAYRLGYDAALAELRDGDHILPKRVKQQQD from the coding sequence ATGCATGTACCGCGATATAGTGTGTGGGGTATTCCGGGACTGCCCGAAGTCGCCGCCGGCGACGATCTGGTGGCGCTGATCATCGACGCGGTTACGGCACAGGCTGTCGATGACCCCGAAGCGGCGCTGCGGAATGGCGACATTCTCGTCGTCACCAGCAAGATCGTCTCCAAGGCCGAAGGTCAGCAGTTTCCCGCCAGCCAGCGCGAGCAGATGATTGCCCAGGAAACCGTGCGTGTCGTGGCCGAGCGGGTGCATCCGGGTGGCGTGACGCAGATCGTCGAGACCCGGCACGGCCTGATCATGGCGGCTGCCGGCATCGATACCTCCAATGTGCCTGAAGGCGTGGCGCTGCGGCTGCCGGTCGATCCCGATGCCTCGGCGCAGGCGCTGTGTGATGGCCTGCAGGCGCGGCTTGGCCTGCGCCTGGGTATCATCATCACCGATACGCTGGGGCGGCCCTGGCGCGTCGGCCAGACCGATGTCGCGATCGGCGCGGCCGGCGTCGTCGTCACCGACGACATGCGCGGCGGCGTCGACGCCAATGGCAGGCCGCTGCAGGTGACCATCACCGTACTGGCCGATGAACTGGCCGGGGCTGCCGACCTGGTCAAGGGCAAGGTCAGCGGCATCCCGGTGGCCGTGGTGCGCGGCCTGGCGCGCCTCGTCACCGACAAGCCCACGCCCGGCGCCCGCTCGCTGGTGCGCTCGGTCGACGAAGACATGTTCCGCTTCGGCTCGGCCGAGGCCTATCGCCTTGGCTATGACGCCGCGCTGGCCGAGCTGCGCGACGGCGACCACATTTTACCCAAACGCGTCAAACAACAGCAGGATTGA
- a CDS encoding putative F420-0 ABC transporter substrate-binding protein — protein MRVSFHLVALAGLALSVAPAWAQTSYPLTLDNCGVAVTLAAAPERVVTIKSTATEMLLALGLGDRIVGVGFQDGPVPEPWATAGAALPVLAEKLPSQEVVLEAEPDFVYGGWESNFAADGVGERPSLTELGIASYVSPAACRSIKPVKLSFDGLFADIVEMGTIFDVAPAAEALIAEQQAELDAIVPDSRGLTAVWYSSGTKAPYVGAASNAPAMMMTALGLDNIMGDVDDGWISASWEAIVDANPDVIVLVDAAWNSAAQKKTLLAENPITSQLDAVQHERYLVVPFPASEAGVRNVGATADMAAQLAALTFDK, from the coding sequence ATGCGTGTCTCTTTCCATCTTGTCGCCCTTGCCGGCCTGGCCCTGTCGGTGGCCCCGGCCTGGGCCCAGACCAGCTATCCGCTCACCCTCGATAATTGCGGCGTCGCCGTAACGCTGGCCGCAGCGCCCGAACGGGTCGTCACGATCAAATCGACCGCCACCGAAATGCTGCTGGCTTTGGGCTTGGGCGACCGCATTGTCGGCGTCGGCTTCCAGGACGGCCCGGTGCCCGAGCCCTGGGCCACGGCGGGCGCGGCACTTCCGGTCCTGGCCGAAAAGCTGCCATCGCAGGAAGTGGTGCTCGAGGCCGAGCCGGACTTCGTCTATGGCGGCTGGGAGAGTAATTTCGCCGCCGATGGCGTCGGCGAGCGGCCCAGCCTCACCGAACTCGGCATTGCCAGCTATGTCTCGCCGGCAGCCTGCCGGTCCATCAAGCCGGTGAAACTGAGCTTTGACGGTCTCTTCGCCGACATTGTCGAAATGGGCACGATCTTTGACGTCGCCCCGGCAGCCGAGGCACTGATCGCCGAACAGCAGGCAGAACTGGACGCCATAGTACCCGACAGCCGCGGCCTCACGGCGGTCTGGTATTCTTCGGGCACCAAGGCGCCCTATGTCGGCGCCGCCAGCAATGCCCCGGCCATGATGATGACGGCGCTCGGCCTGGACAATATCATGGGCGACGTCGATGACGGCTGGATCTCGGCCAGCTGGGAAGCCATTGTCGACGCCAATCCGGACGTGATCGTGCTGGTCGATGCTGCCTGGAATTCGGCAGCACAGAAAAAGACCCTGCTGGCGGAAAACCCGATCACCAGTCAGCTCGATGCAGTGCAGCATGAGCGCTATCTGGTCGTGCCGTTCCCCGCCTCCGAAGCCGGCGTGCGCAATGTCGGCGCCACGGCGGACATGGCGGCGCAACTGGCGGCGCTGACCTTCGATAAATGA
- the fgd gene encoding glucose-6-phosphate dehydrogenase (coenzyme-F420) has product MTVWSKLTALTSLSLTLEEDVRFGYKASAEQFSPNNLLKFAIEAEQAGFDSVFVSDHFQPWKHTDGHAPFAPAWMAAVLAKTDRVVLGTSVLTPTFRLHPSVVAHAFGTLGSMFPGRVILGVGTGESLNEVPSTGMVWPELKERSARLREAVALIRQLWSEDRVSFDGEFYKTQNATIYDKPDDMVPIYLAAGGPLNAKYAGRAGDGFICTSGKGAELYVDQLLPNVALGREESALKDKPFERMIEVKVSFDTDPEAALNNTRGWAALSLSAEEKHSIEDPAEMERLAAQLPIERIAKRWIVSSDPEEHVAAIKTYMDYGFDHLVFHAPGDDQSRFLALYAQEILPRLRALAPTGH; this is encoded by the coding sequence TTGACCGTTTGGTCAAAACTCACCGCACTGACCAGCCTGTCACTGACTTTGGAGGAAGACGTGCGCTTTGGCTACAAGGCTTCGGCCGAACAGTTTTCACCCAATAATCTGCTCAAATTTGCCATCGAGGCCGAGCAGGCCGGTTTCGACTCGGTCTTTGTCAGCGATCATTTCCAGCCTTGGAAGCATACCGACGGCCATGCGCCCTTCGCGCCGGCCTGGATGGCCGCTGTGCTGGCCAAGACCGACCGCGTCGTGCTGGGCACGTCCGTGCTGACACCGACTTTCCGCCTGCATCCATCGGTGGTGGCGCATGCCTTTGGTACGCTGGGATCGATGTTTCCCGGTCGCGTTATCCTGGGTGTCGGCACCGGGGAATCGCTCAACGAAGTGCCATCCACCGGCATGGTCTGGCCCGAACTCAAGGAACGCTCGGCGCGGCTGCGCGAGGCCGTGGCGCTCATCCGTCAGCTCTGGAGCGAGGATCGCGTCAGCTTTGACGGCGAATTCTACAAGACGCAGAACGCCACCATCTATGACAAGCCCGACGACATGGTGCCGATCTATCTGGCCGCCGGCGGACCGCTCAACGCCAAATATGCCGGCCGCGCCGGCGATGGCTTCATCTGCACGTCGGGCAAAGGCGCCGAGCTTTATGTCGACCAATTGCTGCCCAATGTGGCGCTCGGCCGCGAAGAATCCGCGCTCAAGGACAAGCCGTTCGAGCGCATGATCGAGGTGAAAGTCTCGTTCGATACCGACCCGGAAGCCGCGCTGAACAATACCCGCGGCTGGGCCGCTTTGTCGTTGAGCGCCGAGGAAAAGCACTCCATCGAGGATCCGGCCGAAATGGAACGGCTGGCGGCGCAGCTGCCGATCGAGCGCATCGCCAAGCGCTGGATCGTCTCAAGCGATCCCGAGGAGCATGTCGCCGCGATCAAGACTTACATGGATTATGGCTTTGACCACCTGGTGTTCCACGCCCCGGGCGATGACCAGAGCCGCTTCCTCGCGCTTTATGCCCAGGAAATCCTGCCGCGCCTGCGGGCCCTGGCGCCGACCGGGCACTAG
- a CDS encoding phosphotransferase enzyme family protein: MGWEALQHWGHDAVRVARLTGGVANDVWTVRVNGQLAVGRLGSRDAADLAWEVALLQHLDRAGLSVPVPIPTRDGHLFVDGLVVMSFVEGGPPETASDWGRVAETLRQLHALTQGWPQRPGWRSSIDLLETDTGTRIDLGAMPTDGVARCRAAWSRLAGHPTSVVHGDPNPRNILMTRNRVALIDWDEAHVDISDLDLVLPQNAAGLEEDAHDRAAQASAAWEAAVCWKDDYAVQRLAEVRAVGADGDL; this comes from the coding sequence ATGGGATGGGAAGCGTTGCAGCACTGGGGGCATGACGCGGTGCGTGTGGCCCGACTCACGGGTGGCGTGGCCAATGACGTCTGGACTGTGCGCGTAAATGGCCAGCTGGCTGTGGGTCGGCTTGGCAGCCGCGATGCTGCCGATCTGGCTTGGGAGGTGGCGCTGCTGCAGCATCTGGACCGCGCTGGTCTAAGCGTGCCCGTGCCGATCCCGACTCGGGATGGACATCTGTTCGTGGATGGTCTGGTGGTGATGAGCTTTGTCGAAGGTGGACCGCCAGAGACGGCAAGTGACTGGGGCCGGGTAGCCGAAACGCTGCGCCAATTGCACGCGTTGACCCAAGGCTGGCCGCAACGACCGGGCTGGCGCTCATCGATTGATCTCCTCGAGACCGATACCGGGACAAGGATCGATCTGGGCGCGATGCCGACAGACGGCGTGGCACGATGCCGAGCCGCCTGGTCACGGCTGGCCGGTCATCCGACCAGCGTCGTGCATGGCGATCCCAACCCGCGCAATATCCTGATGACCAGGAACCGGGTCGCGTTGATCGACTGGGATGAGGCGCATGTCGATATTTCCGACCTGGACCTGGTGCTGCCGCAAAATGCGGCGGGCCTGGAGGAAGACGCGCATGACCGCGCGGCCCAGGCCTCGGCTGCATGGGAGGCTGCCGTGTGCTGGAAAGACGACTATGCCGTGCAGCGGCTCGCTGAAGTTCGTGCTGTCGGCGCTGATGGCGACCTGTGA